The Arachis ipaensis cultivar K30076 chromosome B07, Araip1.1, whole genome shotgun sequence genome includes a window with the following:
- the LOC110265147 gene encoding uncharacterized protein LOC110265147, producing MKDLGKLKYFLGVEVARSPTGIFLNQRKYALDIIIETGLLGSRPSSIPLEENHRLALANGPLLLDPGRYRRLIRSLIYLCFTGPELSYSVHVLSQFMQQPKEEH from the coding sequence ATGAAAGATCTGGGAAAGCTCAAATATTTTCTTGGAGTGGAAGTTGCTCGATCTCCTACGGGAATCTTCCTTAACCAACGGAAATATGCTTTAGATATTATTATAGAAACTGGGTTGCTTGGTTCACGACCGTCCTCCATTCCTCTAGAAGAAAATCATCGTCTTGCTTTGGCGAATGGGCCGCTGCTTCTTGATCCTGGTCGCTATCGTCGCTTAATTAGGAGCCTCATTTATTTGTGTTTCACTGGTCCCGAGCTGTCTTACAGTGTGCATGTTTTGTCCCAGTTCATGCAGCAGCCCAAAGAAGAGCATTAG